The following are encoded in a window of Narcine bancroftii isolate sNarBan1 chromosome 2, sNarBan1.hap1, whole genome shotgun sequence genomic DNA:
- the LOC138752848 gene encoding uncharacterized protein gives MEPTVPHRPPKPCGPLSATPPPQSPASRRSPTAPRRQLQPHSPPPAAPACPSPPPAAPAPQPPAGSSSPTVPRRPPQPPSPPPAAPACPSPPPAAPAPQPPAGSSSPAAPRRQLQPRSPPPAAPAPQPPAGSSSPTVPRRPPQPPSPPPAAPACPSPPPAAPAPQSPTGRPSLPQSPTGRPSPTVPRQSLQPCSPKPGGCQAARR, from the coding sequence ATGGAACCCACagtcccccaccggccgcccaAGCCCTGCGGTCCCCTGTCGGCCACTCCACCCCCGCAGTCCCCCGCCAGTCGCCGCAGCCCCACAGCCCCCCGCCGGCAGCTCCAGCCCCACAGTCCCCCGCCGGCAGCTCCAGCCTGCCCCagtcccccaccggccgccccagccccacaGCCCCCCGCCGGCAGCTCCAGCCCCAcagtcccccgccggccgccccagccccccagTCCCCCACCGGCAGCTCCAGCCTGCCCCagtcccccaccggccgccccagccccacaGCCCCCCGCCGGCAGCTCCAGCCCCGCAGCCCCCCGCCGGCAGCTCCAGCCCCGCAGCCCCCCGCCGGCAGCTCCAGCCCCGCAGCCCCCCGCCGGCAGCTCCAGCCCCAcagtcccccgccggccgccccagccccccagTCCCCCACCGGCAGCTCCAGCCTGCCCCAGTCCCCCACCGGCAGCTCCAGCCCCCCagtcccccaccggccgccccagcctGCCCCagtcccccaccggccgccccagccccacaGTCCCCCGCCAGTCACTTCAGCCCTGCAGTCCCAagccggggggctgtcaggcagctagGAGATGA